The proteins below come from a single Streptomyces tubercidicus genomic window:
- a CDS encoding Ig-like domain repeat protein, whose amino-acid sequence MLTPESPYGLAILTDCQGNGIALVDPLSHRVVPLLGAPAPLPVRDGVGGGPVVRTVVDGAATLLGALAGVRNRLASTPSWGRLDTVAARPGLLAERNQFSGVFPDQGSSGGGTLVTIIGRNFTRATTVNFGPRPAASFAVLDDRTIVAVTPSGQGSVPITVTTPGGSARVGYFFYLPWPSLAGIAPATGPIGGGNTVILTGANLSTSLRVYFGDAVAFPTVLSDREISVTVPPTTGPGTVPVYVTTLGGVSNRLLYTYATVAHVTGVSPDTGPIAGGTTLVLTGSGLARVTGVTIGGVPVSSFRAFSDSLLVVVTPPGVPGPADIVLTTPGGSVTLPGGFDYKAPSVVTVTSAPDPAPVGQPVTFTATLEGVPSTTGTPSGTVLFDFGDGTAPVTASLTDGTATVEHAYTGPSDTPYAVTVNYGGDPYFLPATGTDTQVIEAASTTTTVTSGPDPSQVGQPVTFVARVAPTPPGAGAPTGTVTFDFGDGTAPVTMPMAGGSATVTHAYPDAAELPYPVTATYSGDDNFTASTGTDSQTVEQAATTTAVDLAPQPSVAGQPVTVTATVAAVPPGVAVPTGTVTFDFGDGTPPVDVPLTDGTAAISHAYAGTAASPYTVTATYQGNGNLEPSTGTGSQSVGPSGSTTTVVSAPDPSTVGEPVTFGATVSALAPGAGTPTGTVTFDFGDGSAPVTAPLTDGTATTGHVYTAAEDNPYTVTATYDGDADFTTSSGTDTQSVQPAGTALAVVSTPDPSTVGEPVTFGVTVSALAPGAGTPTGTVTFDFGDGAPPGTASLTDGAAEITHTYTDAAELPYPVTATYNGDADFTTSLGTDTQTVQPADTTTSVNSAPDPSTVGQLTTFVAQISPEAPAAGAPTGTVTFAFGDGTPPVTAPVEGGTAKVTHANPEVAESPYTVAAAYSGDDNFNPSAGTDSQLVAPAVPTTTVTSTPAPSVTGETVTFTATVAAGSPAAGTPTGSVTFDFGDGTAPVTAPLTDGTAALAHAYTTAPLSPFTVTVTYSGDINFTASVGIGTHSVEEAATVTTVTAAPDPSVTGESVTVTVAPTAPASGIPTGAVSFDFGDGTPVLTAQLVDGTVTVTHPYTSVSGSPYTITAVYLGDANYAASEDTIVHAVDPAETTTTVTSSRVPSAVGESVTLIARVVPVPPGAGTPAGTVTFDFGDGSAPATAPVSHGVAMVAHTYTSTAGSPYPVTAAYSGDGDFGASTGTAAQGVEASVSATSTTVSSAPDPSVVGEPVTVSATVVAVPPAAGTPTGTVTFEFGDGTPAVTSPLTGATATATHTYTAAAAPHTITAVYSGDGNFAGSAGLDTHTVEQAATSTTVDSAPDPSLTGQDVTFTATVTSTDADAGTPTGSVTFDFGDGTPAVRAPLSDGTAIAVHAYPHTSGSPYPVTATYHGEASFLPSTDTDTQTVNAAAVTFTVFSSKDPSAVGQPVTLTANLAAEAPAAGTPTGTITFDFGDGTPTVTATAVGGTVTVTHAYTTAVGSPYTFSATYSGDDDFSPATATGSQTLHPAATTTEVTSGPEPAVVGQPVTITATVAPVPPGAGTPTGTVTIDFGDDTTPATVPLAGGAATVTHAYTGSLSSPYTITATYSGSDDFTNSVATSPQSVLPDATTTTVSSAPDPSVVGQPVTFTATVTAAEPGSGAPTGTVIFDFGDGTDPVAQPVTDGVATAEHAYTGPLGSPYTITATYGGDTDSTASSGTTTQAVGQAASTTLLTSSPEPAVSGQPVTVTATLSAAAPGDGTPTGTVTFDFGDGTSPTTVPVTSGVATTTHTWTGASGSPYSVTAAYSGDSGFLPSTATGTQTVARAATSTTVTGLPDPSITGRPVDITATVSTIAPGAGTPTGTVLFDFGDGTPPLTAPLTDGTATVTHAWPGTSGSPYTVTAAYNGDADFSPSTGTDTHTVAPATTSTTVSGQPDPSVTGQPVMFLARVTSDAVEAGAPTGTVTFDFGDGTAPVTVAAAGGVATAVHAYTSATGSPYTVRATYDGDDRFTASVGTRNHGVQPSLSATTVSSLPDPSATGQPVDITATVSAAAPGAGTPTGTVTFDFGDGTAPVTAPVTDGTATVSHAWASTSGSPYALTAAYSGDADFSPSTGTGTQTVTPAATTTEVASSPDPSVTGQPVDITATVSAAAPGAGTPTGTVTFDFGDGTPSVTATVTAGVATVSHTWTGTAPGPYTITAAYGGDADFSPSTGTRSQTVGQATSTISLFSSPDPSVAGQQVTFTALVSAVPPGAGAPTGTVTFDFGDGTAPVTAPVTSEVATVTHAYVGTSGSPYTVTADYSGDDDFTSATATGVHTVAVSAATTSTTVSSAPDPAVTGQPVSFTATVAPTPPGAGVPTGTVTFTFGDGTAAVTAPLSGGIAGVTHVYNTVADSPYTVTAGYSGDANFSSSSGTDSQTVAPASTLTTVTATPDPSVVGQPVTLTATVAPTAPGAGVPTGAVTFTFGDGTPPTLTSLSDGVARITHTYTSAGGPYQVTADYDGDAGFLPSSGGDSQTVGRAATSTAVVSSPDPTVVGQLTTVTASVASVAPGAGAPSGTVTFDFGDGSPTLTAPVSDGLAVVTHAYGGTSGSPFVITGTYGGDANFTSSSGGDTQTVGKAATSTGVVSSPDPTVVGQLTTVTASVASIAPGAGAPSGTVTFDFGDGSPTLTAPVSDGRAVVTHAYSGTSGSPFVITGTYGGDANFTSSSGHDTQSVGKAATTTAVASSPDPTVVGQPTTLTASVASATPGAAVPTGTVTFTFGDGTGSTTTTLTDGIATVTHTYATRSGSPFHLTATYNGDSGFTASSGSDSQTVGRAATTTELVSSPDPSVAGQAVTLTATVSAVAPGAGTPTGTVTFSFGDGTSAATKPLSNGTATVTHTFNGASVSPYAVTAIYNGDGNFTASSGSDTQTVGKVATTTELVSSPDPSVAGQAVTLTATVASTVPGAGTPTGTVTFGFGDGTSAGTATLSGGIATVTHTYASRSGSPFPLTATYNGDATFSASTGTDTQTLSKNVSTTTVTSTPDPSASGGTVTIRATVSSPAGTPTGTVTFSFGDGTGTATGTLSGGVATVTHAYTTTTGSPFTVTATYGGDAGFTGSTGSDTQTVTRSATSTTVVSTPNPSGTGDRVTVTATVVPVAPGTGTPTGTVTLAIPGRTPQTVPLVGGQASATFNPLPRGLHLVTGNYNGDVSFAPSTGTTSQLVV is encoded by the coding sequence ATGCTGACTCCGGAAAGCCCGTATGGGCTCGCCATCCTGACCGACTGTCAGGGGAACGGCATCGCCCTCGTCGACCCGCTGTCCCACCGGGTCGTCCCCCTACTCGGCGCGCCGGCACCGCTGCCGGTACGGGATGGTGTCGGCGGGGGGCCGGTCGTCCGCACTGTGGTCGACGGCGCAGCCACTCTGCTGGGCGCCCTCGCGGGGGTGCGGAACCGGCTTGCCTCCACGCCGAGTTGGGGGCGGCTCGATACCGTGGCGGCCCGTCCCGGGCTGTTGGCGGAGCGCAACCAGTTCTCCGGTGTCTTCCCCGACCAGGGCTCCTCCGGCGGCGGCACCCTGGTGACCATCATCGGGCGCAACTTCACCCGCGCCACAACCGTGAACTTCGGTCCGCGCCCGGCGGCGAGCTTCGCCGTCCTCGACGACCGGACCATCGTCGCGGTGACGCCCTCCGGCCAGGGGTCCGTCCCGATCACGGTCACCACCCCTGGCGGATCCGCCAGGGTCGGCTACTTCTTCTACCTCCCCTGGCCCAGCCTGGCGGGCATCGCCCCGGCCACCGGCCCGATCGGCGGTGGCAACACCGTCATCCTCACCGGCGCCAACCTGTCCACCTCGCTGCGGGTGTATTTCGGTGACGCCGTCGCCTTCCCGACCGTGCTCTCCGACCGGGAGATCAGTGTCACGGTGCCGCCCACCACGGGTCCCGGCACCGTCCCCGTCTACGTCACCACCCTCGGCGGAGTGAGCAACCGACTGCTCTACACCTATGCGACGGTGGCTCATGTCACCGGCGTCAGCCCGGACACCGGGCCGATCGCGGGCGGCACCACTCTCGTGCTGACCGGCAGTGGCCTCGCCCGTGTCACCGGCGTCACCATCGGCGGTGTCCCCGTCAGTTCCTTCCGCGCGTTCTCCGACAGCCTGCTCGTCGTGGTGACGCCGCCGGGCGTCCCCGGTCCCGCCGATATCGTGCTGACCACGCCCGGGGGCAGTGTGACGCTCCCCGGGGGCTTCGACTACAAGGCGCCCTCGGTGGTGACCGTCACCTCGGCGCCGGATCCGGCCCCCGTCGGCCAGCCGGTGACCTTCACCGCAACCCTGGAGGGGGTCCCGTCCACGACGGGTACACCGTCCGGCACCGTCCTCTTCGACTTCGGCGACGGAACGGCGCCGGTGACGGCCTCCCTCACGGACGGCACGGCCACCGTCGAGCACGCCTACACCGGCCCGTCGGACACCCCCTACGCCGTCACCGTCAACTACGGCGGCGACCCCTACTTCCTGCCCGCCACCGGGACGGACACCCAGGTCATCGAAGCGGCGTCGACCACCACCACCGTGACGTCCGGGCCCGATCCGTCGCAGGTGGGGCAGCCGGTCACCTTCGTCGCGCGGGTCGCGCCGACCCCGCCGGGAGCCGGTGCGCCGACCGGCACGGTGACCTTCGACTTCGGCGACGGCACCGCACCCGTCACCATGCCGATGGCGGGCGGCTCCGCGACCGTGACCCACGCCTATCCGGACGCCGCCGAGCTGCCGTACCCGGTCACCGCCACCTACAGCGGCGACGACAACTTCACGGCTTCCACGGGGACGGACAGCCAGACCGTGGAGCAGGCGGCGACGACCACCGCGGTGGACCTGGCGCCCCAGCCCTCCGTTGCCGGGCAGCCCGTGACCGTGACCGCGACCGTTGCCGCCGTCCCGCCCGGAGTGGCCGTACCGACGGGCACGGTCACCTTCGACTTCGGTGACGGCACCCCGCCCGTCGACGTACCGCTCACCGACGGCACGGCTGCCATCAGCCATGCCTACGCCGGTACGGCCGCCAGCCCCTATACGGTCACCGCCACCTATCAAGGCAACGGAAACCTCGAACCCTCCACGGGGACCGGCAGCCAGTCGGTGGGACCGAGCGGGTCGACGACGACGGTGGTCTCCGCGCCGGATCCGTCGACGGTGGGGGAGCCGGTGACGTTCGGTGCGACGGTCAGCGCGCTCGCGCCCGGCGCGGGCACGCCGACCGGGACGGTCACGTTCGACTTCGGTGACGGCAGCGCGCCCGTCACCGCACCGCTCACGGACGGCACCGCCACCACCGGCCACGTCTACACCGCCGCGGAGGACAACCCCTATACGGTCACCGCCACTTACGACGGTGACGCGGACTTCACCACCTCCTCCGGTACCGACACCCAGAGCGTCCAGCCGGCCGGCACCGCGCTCGCCGTGGTGTCCACGCCGGATCCGTCGACGGTGGGGGAGCCGGTGACCTTCGGCGTGACGGTCAGCGCGCTCGCGCCCGGTGCCGGTACCCCGACCGGTACGGTCACCTTCGACTTCGGCGACGGCGCCCCACCCGGCACCGCGTCCCTCACCGACGGCGCCGCCGAAATCACCCACACCTACACCGACGCGGCCGAACTGCCGTACCCGGTCACCGCCACCTACAACGGCGACGCGGACTTCACGACCTCCCTCGGCACCGACACCCAGACCGTGCAGCCGGCCGACACCACCACCAGCGTGAACTCCGCACCGGACCCCTCCACAGTGGGGCAGTTGACGACCTTCGTGGCGCAGATCTCCCCCGAGGCCCCGGCGGCCGGAGCGCCCACGGGCACCGTGACCTTCGCGTTCGGCGACGGCACCCCGCCCGTCACGGCACCCGTCGAGGGCGGTACGGCAAAGGTCACCCACGCCAATCCGGAGGTGGCGGAGAGCCCGTACACGGTCGCCGCCGCCTACAGCGGCGATGACAACTTCAACCCCTCGGCGGGGACGGACAGTCAGCTGGTCGCCCCAGCGGTGCCCACGACGACGGTGACGTCCACTCCGGCCCCCTCGGTCACCGGCGAGACGGTCACCTTCACCGCGACCGTCGCGGCAGGCTCACCGGCCGCGGGCACCCCGACCGGGTCGGTCACCTTCGACTTCGGCGACGGCACCGCGCCCGTCACCGCACCCCTCACCGACGGCACCGCCGCGCTCGCCCACGCCTACACCACCGCGCCCCTCAGCCCGTTCACGGTCACCGTCACCTACAGCGGGGACATCAACTTCACCGCGTCCGTCGGCATCGGTACGCACAGCGTCGAGGAGGCCGCGACCGTCACCACGGTCACCGCCGCACCCGACCCGTCCGTGACCGGCGAGTCGGTGACCGTCACCGTGGCCCCCACCGCGCCCGCCTCGGGTATCCCGACCGGGGCGGTCAGCTTCGACTTCGGCGACGGCACCCCCGTCCTCACCGCCCAGCTCGTGGACGGCACGGTAACGGTCACCCACCCCTACACCAGCGTGTCCGGCAGCCCCTACACGATCACTGCGGTCTATCTCGGTGACGCCAACTACGCCGCGTCCGAGGACACCATCGTCCACGCCGTCGACCCGGCCGAGACCACCACCACGGTGACCTCCTCGCGGGTGCCCTCGGCGGTGGGCGAGAGCGTGACGCTGATCGCGCGGGTGGTTCCGGTGCCACCGGGCGCCGGTACGCCGGCCGGGACGGTCACCTTCGACTTCGGCGACGGCAGCGCGCCCGCGACCGCACCGGTTTCGCACGGCGTGGCCATGGTGGCGCACACCTACACCAGCACCGCCGGCAGTCCCTACCCCGTCACCGCGGCCTACAGCGGTGACGGCGACTTCGGCGCCTCCACCGGGACGGCCGCCCAGGGCGTGGAGGCCAGCGTCTCGGCCACCTCGACAACGGTGAGCTCCGCGCCGGACCCGTCCGTCGTCGGTGAGCCGGTGACCGTCAGCGCGACCGTCGTGGCGGTTCCGCCCGCAGCGGGCACCCCGACCGGCACGGTGACCTTCGAGTTCGGCGACGGCACCCCGGCCGTGACCTCCCCGCTCACGGGCGCTACGGCCACGGCCACCCACACCTACACCGCGGCCGCCGCCCCCCACACCATCACCGCGGTCTACAGCGGTGACGGGAACTTCGCCGGCTCGGCCGGTCTCGATACCCATACGGTGGAGCAGGCCGCCACCTCGACAACCGTGGACTCCGCTCCCGACCCGTCCCTGACCGGCCAGGACGTCACCTTCACCGCTACCGTCACCTCGACGGACGCGGATGCCGGCACCCCGACCGGGTCGGTCACCTTCGACTTCGGCGACGGCACCCCGGCCGTCCGGGCGCCCCTCAGCGACGGCACGGCGATCGCCGTCCACGCCTACCCGCACACCTCCGGCAGCCCGTATCCGGTCACCGCCACCTACCACGGCGAGGCGAGCTTCCTGCCGTCGACGGACACCGACACCCAGACCGTGAACGCGGCGGCGGTGACCTTCACCGTCTTCTCGTCGAAGGACCCCTCCGCGGTCGGCCAGCCGGTGACCCTCACCGCGAACCTCGCGGCGGAGGCCCCGGCGGCGGGCACCCCGACCGGGACGATCACCTTCGACTTCGGCGACGGCACCCCGACCGTCACCGCCACCGCGGTGGGCGGCACGGTGACGGTCACCCATGCCTACACCACCGCCGTCGGCAGCCCGTACACCTTCTCGGCCACCTACAGCGGTGACGACGACTTCAGCCCTGCCACGGCCACCGGCTCCCAGACCCTGCACCCGGCCGCGACCACCACCGAGGTGACCTCCGGCCCCGAACCCGCGGTCGTGGGACAGCCGGTGACCATCACCGCGACCGTCGCACCCGTCCCGCCGGGTGCCGGTACCCCGACCGGTACGGTCACCATCGACTTCGGCGATGACACCACTCCCGCCACGGTGCCCCTGGCCGGCGGGGCCGCCACGGTCACCCACGCCTACACCGGCAGCCTCAGCAGCCCGTACACGATCACCGCCACCTACAGCGGCAGCGACGACTTCACCAACTCGGTGGCCACGTCCCCGCAGTCGGTCCTGCCGGACGCGACGACCACGACGGTGAGCTCCGCGCCGGACCCGTCCGTCGTCGGTCAGCCGGTCACCTTCACGGCGACCGTCACCGCGGCGGAACCGGGCAGCGGCGCGCCGACCGGCACGGTGATCTTCGACTTCGGCGACGGTACGGACCCGGTCGCGCAGCCGGTCACCGACGGGGTGGCGACCGCCGAGCACGCCTACACCGGCCCGTTAGGCAGCCCGTACACCATCACCGCCACCTACGGCGGGGACACCGACTCCACCGCCTCCAGCGGCACCACCACACAGGCCGTCGGCCAGGCCGCGTCCACGACGCTGCTCACCTCGTCGCCCGAACCGGCGGTGTCCGGCCAGCCGGTGACCGTCACCGCGACCCTCTCGGCCGCCGCGCCAGGCGACGGCACACCGACCGGCACGGTCACCTTCGACTTCGGTGACGGCACGTCACCCACCACGGTTCCGGTCACCTCCGGGGTGGCCACGACGACCCACACCTGGACCGGCGCGTCCGGCAGTCCCTACAGCGTCACGGCCGCCTACAGCGGGGACAGCGGCTTCCTCCCGTCCACCGCTACCGGCACGCAGACCGTCGCCCGGGCCGCGACCAGCACCACTGTCACCGGGCTGCCGGACCCCTCGATCACGGGCCGGCCGGTGGACATCACCGCGACCGTCTCCACCATCGCACCAGGAGCAGGCACCCCCACCGGCACCGTCCTCTTCGACTTCGGCGACGGCACCCCGCCCCTCACCGCACCCCTGACGGACGGCACCGCCACCGTCACCCACGCCTGGCCCGGCACCTCCGGCAGCCCCTACACCGTCACGGCCGCCTACAACGGGGACGCCGACTTCAGCCCCTCCACCGGAACCGACACCCACACCGTTGCCCCGGCCACGACCAGCACCACCGTCAGCGGACAGCCGGACCCCTCGGTCACGGGCCAGCCGGTGATGTTCCTCGCGAGGGTGACATCCGACGCCGTGGAGGCCGGCGCGCCGACCGGGACGGTGACCTTCGACTTCGGCGACGGCACCGCGCCGGTCACCGTCGCCGCGGCCGGTGGTGTGGCGACCGCCGTCCACGCCTATACGAGTGCCACGGGCAGCCCGTACACGGTCCGCGCCACCTACGACGGCGACGACCGCTTCACCGCCTCCGTGGGGACCCGAAACCACGGTGTGCAGCCGTCGTTGTCGGCGACGACGGTCAGCTCGCTGCCGGATCCCTCGGCGACGGGCCAGCCGGTGGACATCACCGCGACGGTCTCCGCGGCCGCGCCGGGGGCCGGTACCCCGACCGGTACGGTCACCTTCGACTTCGGCGACGGCACCGCGCCCGTCACCGCACCCGTGACGGACGGCACCGCGACCGTCTCCCACGCCTGGGCGAGCACCTCCGGCAGCCCCTACGCCCTCACGGCCGCCTACAGCGGGGACGCCGACTTCAGCCCCTCCACCGGCACCGGCACCCAGACCGTCACCCCGGCCGCGACCACCACCGAAGTGGCCTCCTCGCCGGACCCCTCGGTGACGGGCCAGCCGGTGGACATCACCGCGACGGTCTCCGCGGCCGCGCCGGGGGCCGGTACCCCGACCGGTACGGTCACCTTCGACTTCGGCGACGGCACCCCCTCCGTCACCGCCACGGTCACCGCCGGTGTGGCAACCGTCTCGCACACCTGGACCGGCACCGCCCCCGGCCCGTACACCATTACGGCCGCCTACGGCGGGGACGCCGACTTCAGCCCCTCCACCGGCACCCGGAGCCAGACCGTCGGCCAGGCAACCTCCACCATCTCCCTGTTCTCCTCCCCGGATCCGTCCGTGGCCGGACAGCAGGTCACCTTCACCGCCCTGGTCTCCGCAGTCCCCCCGGGCGCGGGCGCCCCCACCGGGACCGTCACCTTCGATTTCGGTGACGGCACCGCACCCGTCACCGCACCGGTCACCTCCGAGGTGGCGACCGTGACACACGCCTACGTGGGCACGTCGGGCAGCCCCTACACGGTCACCGCCGACTACAGCGGTGACGACGACTTCACCTCCGCCACCGCCACCGGAGTCCACACGGTGGCGGTCAGCGCCGCCACCACGTCGACGACCGTGAGCTCCGCCCCGGACCCCGCGGTGACGGGCCAGCCGGTGTCCTTCACCGCGACCGTGGCCCCGACCCCGCCCGGCGCCGGTGTCCCCACCGGCACGGTCACCTTCACCTTCGGCGATGGAACGGCGGCCGTCACGGCACCGCTCTCCGGGGGGATCGCCGGCGTCACCCACGTCTACAACACCGTGGCCGACAGCCCGTACACCGTGACCGCGGGCTACAGCGGAGACGCCAACTTCAGCTCCTCCTCGGGCACGGACAGCCAGACGGTCGCTCCGGCGTCGACACTGACCACGGTGACGGCCACGCCGGACCCGTCGGTGGTCGGCCAGCCGGTGACCCTCACCGCGACCGTGGCACCGACGGCACCGGGAGCAGGGGTGCCGACCGGCGCGGTCACCTTCACCTTCGGGGACGGCACACCGCCCACCCTGACCTCGCTCTCCGACGGCGTCGCCAGGATCACGCACACCTACACGAGCGCGGGCGGCCCCTACCAGGTGACCGCGGACTATGACGGGGACGCCGGCTTCCTGCCGTCGAGCGGGGGCGACAGCCAGACGGTGGGTAGGGCGGCGACGTCGACGGCGGTGGTGTCTTCTCCTGATCCCACGGTGGTGGGGCAGTTGACGACGGTGACGGCTTCGGTGGCGTCGGTTGCGCCGGGGGCGGGGGCGCCGTCGGGGACGGTGACGTTTGATTTCGGTGATGGCAGTCCGACGTTGACGGCGCCGGTGAGTGATGGTCTGGCGGTCGTGACCCATGCGTACGGCGGTACGTCGGGCAGTCCGTTCGTCATCACCGGGACGTATGGCGGCGATGCCAACTTCACCTCCTCCAGCGGGGGCGATACCCAGACGGTGGGTAAGGCGGCGACGTCGACGGGGGTGGTGTCTTCTCCTGATCCCACGGTGGTGGGGCAGTTGACGACGGTGACGGCTTCGGTGGCGTCGATTGCGCCGGGGGCGGGGGCGCCGTCGGGGACGGTGACGTTTGATTTCGGTGATGGCAGTCCGACGTTGACGGCGCCGGTGAGTGATGGTCGGGCAGTCGTCACGCATGCCTACAGCGGCACCTCGGGCAGTCCGTTCGTCATCACCGGGACGTATGGCGGCGATGCCAACTTCACCTCCTCCAGCGGGCACGACACCCAGAGCGTCGGCAAGGCGGCGACGACCACGGCGGTGGCCTCCTCGCCCGATCCCACGGTCGTCGGTCAGCCCACCACCCTCACGGCCTCCGTCGCCTCCGCCACGCCTGGTGCCGCCGTCCCCACCGGCACGGTCACCTTCACCTTCGGCGACGGCACCGGTTCCACCACCACAACGCTCACCGACGGCATCGCGACCGTCACCCACACCTATGCCACCAGGTCCGGCAGCCCCTTCCACCTCACCGCCACCTACAACGGGGACAGCGGCTTCACCGCGTCGAGCGGCAGTGACAGCCAGACGGTGGGCAGGGCGGCGACGACCACGGAGCTGGTGTCGTCGCCGGATCCGTCGGTGGCCGGGCAGGCGGTGACGCTGACCGCGACGGTTTCCGCGGTGGCGCCGGGGGCGGGTACTCCCACCGGTACGGTCACCTTCAGCTTCGGTGACGGCACCAGCGCCGCCACCAAACCTCTCTCCAACGGCACCGCGACCGTGACGCATACGTTCAACGGCGCCTCCGTCAGCCCGTACGCCGTCACGGCGATCTACAACGGGGACGGCAACTTCACCGCGTCGAGTGGCAGTGACACGCAGACCGTGGGGAAGGTGGCGACGACCACGGAGCTGGTGTCGTCGCCGGATCCGTCGGTGGCCGGGCAGGCGGTGACGCTGACCGCGACGGTTGCCTCGACGGTGCCGGGGGCCGGTACTCCCACCGGTACGGTCACCTTCGGCTTCGGTGACGGCACCAGCGCCGGTACCGCCACGCTCTCCGGCGGCATCGCGACCGTCACCCACACCTACGCCAGCAGGTCCGGCAGCCCGTTCCCCCTCACGGCCACCTACAACGGGGACGCCACCTTCTCGGCCTCCACCGGCACCGACACCCAAACGCTGAGCAAGAACGTGTCCACCACTACGGTGACCTCAACTCCCGATCCCTCGGCGTCCGGTGGGACGGTGACCATCCGGGCGACCGTCTCGTCCCCGGCCGGTACGCCGACCGGTACGGTCACCTTCAGCTTCGGTGACGGCACCGGCACCGCCACCGGCACCCTCTCCGGCGGTGTCGCGACCGTCACCCACGCCTACACGACCACCACCGGAAGCCCGTTCACCGTCACGGCCACCTATGGCGGGGACGCCGGCTTCACAGGCTCCACCGGCAGTGACACCCAGACCGTCACCCGGTCCGCGACCTCCACCACCGTGGTCTCCACACCCAACCCCTCGGGGACGGGGGACCGGGTCACGGTCACCGCGACCGTGGTTCCCGTCGCCCCCGGAACGGGTACGCCCACCGGGACCGTCACCCTCGCCATCCCGGGACGCACCCCCCAGACCGTGCCTCTCGTCGGCGGACAGGCCAGCGCGACCTTCAACCCGCTTCCCAGGGGCCTCCACTTGGTCACCGGCAACTACAACGGCGATGTCAGCTTCGCGCCCTCCACCGGCACCACGAGCCAGCTGGTCGTCTGA
- a CDS encoding chitinase yields MTHPADAHASRRSRKRISTALAVVTAVTAASLLAGCSSEEPAAKPPKRPDPVVPSPHKSSHAPTPKTSGFSPYVDTSLTPSFDLVKGAEETGVKEYNLAFVSPGGGCVPKWGGRQALGANPVARQVDQLRAQGGDVRVSFGGQSGNELARVCGSVDKLVAAYSKVIDAYGLKKADFDIEGPALTDTKANRLRAQAIARLQQRGKLDVSVTLPVMPSGLNRNSLAVLKDTRKNGARISTVNIMAMDYGTYYDGDMGKYAVAAATATQKQVKGVLGIRDEATAWKSVGVTPMIGVNDVKGEVFRPDDAAELKKFAEEKRLGRLSMWSITRDKPCPGGANLKAVATCSSLGKKTNEFVRAFAD; encoded by the coding sequence ATGACGCACCCCGCAGACGCGCACGCTTCTCGGAGGAGCCGCAAGCGGATATCGACCGCCCTCGCGGTGGTGACGGCCGTGACCGCGGCGTCGCTGCTCGCCGGCTGCTCGTCCGAGGAGCCGGCGGCGAAGCCGCCCAAGCGTCCGGACCCGGTGGTGCCCTCCCCGCACAAGAGCAGCCACGCCCCCACTCCGAAAACCAGCGGTTTCTCGCCGTATGTGGATACTTCGCTCACGCCCTCCTTCGACCTCGTCAAGGGAGCAGAGGAGACCGGGGTGAAGGAGTACAACCTGGCGTTCGTCTCCCCGGGGGGCGGCTGTGTGCCCAAGTGGGGCGGGCGGCAGGCGCTCGGCGCCAACCCCGTCGCGCGGCAGGTGGACCAACTGCGTGCACAGGGCGGCGATGTACGGGTCTCCTTCGGCGGGCAGAGCGGCAACGAACTGGCCAGGGTCTGCGGCTCGGTGGACAAGCTGGTGGCCGCGTACAGCAAGGTCATCGACGCCTACGGCCTGAAGAAGGCCGACTTCGACATCGAGGGCCCCGCGCTCACGGACACCAAGGCCAACCGGCTCCGCGCCCAGGCGATCGCCCGGCTTCAGCAGCGCGGGAAGCTGGATGTCTCCGTCACGCTCCCGGTGATGCCCTCCGGCCTGAACCGGAATTCCCTCGCGGTGCTGAAGGACACCAGGAAGAACGGTGCCCGGATCTCCACCGTGAACATCATGGCCATGGACTACGGCACGTACTACGACGGGGACATGGGCAAATACGCCGTCGCGGCCGCCACCGCCACCCAGAAGCAGGTCAAGGGGGTGCTGGGCATCCGGGACGAGGCCACGGCGTGGAAGAGCGTCGGGGTCACACCGATGATCGGCGTGAATGACGTCAAGGGTGAGGTCTTCCGGCCCGACGACGCGGCCGAACTCAAGAAGTTCGCCGAGGAGAAGCGGCTCGGCCGGCTGTCGATGTGGTCGATCACCCGCGACAAGCCCTGCCCGGGAGGGGCGAACCTCAAGGCGGTAGCGACCTGTTCGAGCCTCGGGAAGAAGACGAACGAGTTCGTGCGCGCCTTCGCGGACTGA
- a CDS encoding peptidase inhibitor family I36 protein, with amino-acid sequence MRRLHRLHSLAIAAAALTAAFTIAPTANATPTAPTGLAAYNCSSGYFCIYSDWNGGGTRCQWSQASKANTADNCSFIQRGQNVRSVWNNTGHRVQYYTQTNYHARVGSTPSHAGGNLQGSYQIRSFKPQ; translated from the coding sequence ATGCGCCGTCTCCACCGTCTCCACTCGCTCGCCATCGCCGCAGCCGCCCTGACCGCCGCCTTCACGATCGCCCCCACCGCCAACGCCACCCCCACCGCACCCACCGGCCTGGCCGCCTACAACTGCTCCTCCGGGTACTTCTGCATCTACAGCGACTGGAACGGCGGCGGAACCCGCTGCCAGTGGTCACAGGCCAGCAAGGCGAACACGGCCGACAACTGTTCCTTCATCCAGCGCGGACAGAATGTGCGCTCCGTATGGAACAACACCGGACATCGCGTCCAGTACTACACCCAGACCAACTACCACGCACGCGTCGGCTCCACGCCCTCCCACGCCGGCGGCAACCTACAGGGCAGCTACCAAATCCGCTCCTTCAAGCCCCAGTAG